A single genomic interval of Lathyrus oleraceus cultivar Zhongwan6 chromosome 7, CAAS_Psat_ZW6_1.0, whole genome shotgun sequence harbors:
- the LOC127105689 gene encoding probable glucan 1,3-beta-glucosidase A → MLYILIMHNHNTHFTHCECNKMRNKFFYVNLFFFFYLSLFHNVYASQTKNFNLQLKAVNLGNWLVIEGWMKPSLFDGIINNDLLDGTHVQFMSLKLEKYLSAEHGGGTIIVANRTKPLHWETFRLWRVNETMFNLRVSNKQFLRLEDENKLVADIDSPGNKETFEIVRNEDDPNMVRIRASNGLFLQAISESLISTGTVYEESIWEDNDPSIFKMTVLSDTILKGEYQITNGYGPNKASKIMQEHWKTYITEDDFKFMSENGLNAVRIPVGWWIAKDPTPPKPFVGGSLKTLDSAFTWAQKYGMKVIVDLHAAPASQNGRVHSATRDGYLEWGDSSIPDTVATIDFLAQRYGERSNLIGIQLMNEPRGVDLESLKKYYKAGYDAVRKHTLSAYVIMSNPLDRDSKVLLPFVKAFDKVVIDVHYYNLFSDKFSNMNVKQNIDYIKYQRASELKSLTSSNGPHIFVGEWSGDWKVENASKQDFQKFMNVQVEVYSHATFGWAYWAYKCDSNNWSLEWLLNNNFLKL, encoded by the exons ATGTTATATATCCTCATCATGCATAACCATAACACTCACTTCACACACTGTGAGTGTAATAAGATGCGCAACAAATTCTTTTATGTgaacctttttttctttttctaccTCTCATTATTTCACAATGTTTATGCTTCTCAAACCAAGAATTTCAATTTGCAACTCAAAGCTGTGAACCTTGGAAATTGGCTTGTTATTGAAGGATGGATGAAACCTTCTCTCTTTGATGGAATAATCAACAATGATCTTTtg GATGGAACTCATGTGCAATTCATGTCATTAAAACTAGAAAAGTATCTCTCTGCAGAACATGGTGGAGGAACTATTATTGTTGCCAACCGAACCAAACCTCTTCATTGGGAAACTTTCAGA TTGTGGAGGGTGAATGAAACAATGTTTAATTTAAGAGTGTCAAATAAGCAATTTTTGAGATTAGAAGATGAAAACAAATTAGTGGCTGATATAGATTCACCTGGAAACAAAGAAACATTTGAGATTGTTAGAAATGAAGATGATCCAAACATGGTTAGGATCAGAGCATCAAATGGTTTGTTTTTACAG GCCATATCAGAGAGTTTAATAAGCACAGGAACGGTTTATGAAGAATCCATTTGGGAGGACAATGACCCTTCAATATTCAAAATGACCGTTTTGTCTGACACAATTCTAAAAGGAGAATACCAAATTACAAATGGTTATGGTCCAAACAAAGCTTCCAAAATCATGCAGGAACACTGGAAGACATATATAACAGAAGATGATTTCAAATTCATGTCAGAAAATGGCTTAAATGCAGTCAGAATTCCTGTGGGGTGGTGGATAGCGAAGGACCCAACACCACCTAAGCCATTTGTTGGAGGATCCTTAAAAACACTTGACAGTGCCTTCACATGGGCACA AAAATATGGAATGAAAGTTATTGTAGACCTGCATGCGGCACCGGCTTCGCAAAATGGTAGAGTTCATAGTGCGACAAGAGATGGATATCTAGAATGGGGAGATTCTAGCATTCCTGATACTGTCGCAACCATAGATTTCTTAGCTCAAAG ATACGGTGAGAGATCAAACTTAATTGGAATACAACTGATGAATGAGCCTCGAGGAGTTGATTTGGAAAGTCTTAAGAAGTATTATAAAGCTGGTTATGATGCTGTAAGGAAACACACATTAAGTGCTTATGTGATAATGTCTAACCCTCTTGATAGAGATTCAAAAGTGCTTCTACCGTTTGTTAAAGCTTTTGATAAAGTTGTCATTGATGTGCATTACTACAATCTGTTTTCGGATAAGTTCTCAAACATGAATGTGAAGCAGAACATTGATTATATTAAATATCAAAGAGCTTCTGAGCTTAAGTCTCTGACCTCATCAAATGGACCCCACATCTTTGTTG GGGAATGGAGTGGTGATTGGAAGGTTGAGAATGCATCAAAACAAGATTTTCAGAAATTTATGAATGTACAAGTGGAGGTATACTCTCATGCTACATTTGGATGGGCTTATTGGGCTTACAAATGTGACTCTAATAATTGGAGCCTTGAGTGGTTGCTTAATAATAATTTCTTAAAGCTTTAA